Below is a genomic region from Methanomethylovorans hollandica DSM 15978.
AACAATACTTGATGAGGACAATCTTAATAAATTGAAAATAGGAATGATGGTCATTGTAACTTCAAATGATATTGTTCTCCCATCTCCACTTGCTCCCAACTCGGGTTTATCTGAGGCCCAACAAAAAGAAGGCAGTATCAAAATATATAGAACGCATTTGCATTCTTATTCAGGAGATTATCCCCGGTTGATAGATTACATACCTCAAGAAGAACGAGATCAAACATTTTCATCTCTATGTGTTGCTTTAACAAGACAGTTCTTGAATTCAAAATATCAACCAGATATTACTCCCGAAAAACAGTTAAAACAGAGGGCAGACTGCATGAATAAACTACGGGAAATATTCAAGGATCCTCTATTTGAACCGAGAATTCAGAAAATAGATGAAACACTTGCTTTATATACAATGAAAGAATCCAAGCCCAATCTATAAATTGACATGTCAGGTATCAGCTCAAAACAAAAGGATACCCGATTCCAACGTTTTTTACAAAACAATTGATGAAATAACTTTTTATAGAAAGCAGCGTAAAACCCCTGAGTCTTTAGCTAAGGGGATATAAGCGTACACTCATCCCTGATTCCGAATGTAGTATTCTGTAGCTTCCTTGCTAACATTTCCGATGGTGGATACGAAGTACCCATCACTCCATAATGTGTTTTCTCCCCAATAATGCTTACGTAGATATTCTCTTTTTGCTTTCCATAATCTGTGGGTAGATTCTTGTTTCAGCCTTCTGATAATAGACAGTACACTGATTTTTGGCTGGCTCTTAATAAGCATGTGTATATCGTCTTTGTCCGTTTCCATTTCCATAATTTCAAAATCGGATTCCTTAGAGATGTCAAACATGGTACATCAGCAGGAATTTGCTATGATTCTTTGTTTCATACTTCATATTTACCAAAAGCTATATATGTTGTTAAAGCATATAATACATTTGTATGTTAAAAGCGTTCAAGTTTAGACTCTATCCTACTCCCACTCAAGCTGTGCAATTGAATCAGCACATAGGTAGCTGTAGGTTTGTCTACAATTGGGCGTTAGACCAGAAGATTAAAACATACGAACAGACGGGAAAATCAGTTTCCAGATTCGACTTAAACAAAATGATTCCTGCTTTGAAGGCTTCTAATGAATGGTTGGGAGAGGTCAATTCTCAATCATTGCAGGGAATGACCAAACAGGTTGAATCTGCATTCACTAGGTTCTTTAGAGAAAAGAACGGTTTTCCCAGATTTAAATCAAAGAAGAATCCAATACAATCTTTTCCAGTCCCACAGCACTACACTGTGAACTTTGAGAACAGTACTGTGAAACTGCCAAAGATTGGAGAAATCAAAGCAGTACTTCACCGAATGTTTGAAGGTGAACTTAAAACAGCTACAGTATCACGGTCTTGTAAAGGACATTACTACATCAGCGTTCTTACCGAGGATGGAAAAGATCTCCCAGTAAAGCAAGCGTTCTCAGATTCCACTACGATTGGAATAGATGTTGGTATCAAGGATTTTGCTGTACTATCTACCAGTGAAAAGATTGAGAATCCAAAATATCTAAAGAACTCTCTAAAGAGGCTCAAAGTACTCCAGAAGAGAGTATCAAATAAGCAGAAGGGTTCCAACAATAGAACAAAGGCTAAACAGAGACTTGCAGCACTCCATGACAAAATCGCAAATCAGAGAAATGATTTCCAGAACAAACTATCTTTTAAACTTGTTAGCGAAAACCAAGCAATAGCACTGGAAACTCTGAATGTTAATGGCATGGTAAAGAACCATAACTTAGCACAATCTATCAGTGATTCAGCGTGGGGGAGCTTTGTGACAAAAATAGAGTACAAGGCTGAATGGTTAGGGAAAACTGTACTGAGAATAGGACAGTTTGAACCATCTTCAAAGCTATGTAGTGTCTGCGGATACCATAACAAAGAACTTCAATTGAAAGATAGAGAATGGCAATGTCCAGAATGTACTACAACTCATGACAGGGACATCAACGCTGCTATCAATATCAAGAAATTCGCTCTCATCGACCAGAATCTAATAGGTCTTTGAGCACCGTAGGAACTACGGGAAGAGCCTGTGGACTTGTGAACGATGGTTCAAGGAATGAAACAGGAAGCCACTTGGTCTTTAGCCGAGTGGTAGTTCACAGAAGTGGCGCGTAAACTAATCATATGATTGGGTTGCTGAAATTATTCCAGAAGAAAAAAACAACATCTAGGGACATTGATCCAAGTTTGCCTTCTTCTCGAAAAAGCCCAAAATATGGCCCTCAAAATTCAACTATTAGAGCAGGAGCCCCCTTCCTCGGAGAGTAGCGACAGGTGGGGTAGTTGACAAATATGATATAAGACGATTTCGACTTATTCTATTTTGTTTTGTTCAGTATCTTCCATGAGCTCGAACATATCAAATCCTATAATGAGATCGTTTTTTTCATCGGGGTTATCGATGATAATTCTAAGATCCCTTATAATTTGTAAATGGTATATTTGATTAAAATGTTCTTCAGTTATAGAGGATCTTTGTACATGCCTTTTCGCTGGTATATTTCCTATATTCATCCTGTCAACAACAAATGTATCGATATGCGAAAGACGTTCCGGGGGTGTAATTGGTAATATAACAGCCTCACGCATTTTTAATCTCCTATTTTATTAATGATTCTTATAGATATTAATTTTCCCTTTCTTTTAGCTTATAACATAACGTCTCATTGACTACATCTATTTGAATCTGGTTAGTCTTTTCAAGGAATACCAAGAAAAGGTCGAGTTCTTTGTTCACGATTCCGAGTTCATTAGATAATTCAGTCCTGGATTTCTCTGATTTCTCTAATGCACTGAGAATTTGAATACATTTTTCTTTTTTATCAGTTCGAAGAGTATCGACACGAATTCTAAAATCAATAGTTAAAATATCAGAGTAGAATTTTAGTAATTCCGTTCCTTTTTCGGTTAGTTCCCAATATTTCATTTTATCTGTTGATTTTGTTGACTCCGCAATGATACCTGCTTCTGAGAGTTCAGACAGTTCTTCTGCAATCTTTGTTTTTGTCAGATCTGCAAATTCTGCAATGCGAGTTGTATTCATATTACAAAATATATCAAGCGTAGACATTATCTTCAAGTGTGCTAACATATTTACTGCTCCTTTTTGAGACTCATTATCCATTCTTTTATGGGGAGCATTTCTCCGGTTTCAGTTCGTGCATAAGTGATAAATTGAATGTTTGGAGGAGCAATGTTATTATTTGTAGCAAATTCAAGTGGAGGAATCAATATTTTTGCAGAAAAATCTGCTGCTTGTAGAAGTTTAGAAATGGCAATATCGTTCAGTTTTTCTTTTTGTGGTTCTTCGACTTGAAGGCATTTTTTTAGGTGGTTTTGCATATTGTGTCGAGAAACGAGTCTTGTTGAGAGGTCTACAGGATCTAACTGAAAATGTTCAATTATGGATTTTCCAAGACTGAAAAGTTTTGGATCAATTTGATCGTCCCTATCAGAATATACTTTCTCGATATATTCTCTTAATGTCGTAAAATCAAAAGTTGGATTTGTATTTGGATGTTGTTTCACGTAGAGTCGCTGCAAGAGATGTTCGTTGAACCAATTTGTTAAACTGGTAATGCTTAAAGCTTCAGAATTCTTCCCGGAATAATTATCAATTAACCACTCATTAGTACTTTCTTCATCTAATAAACCCGTCCTTAATATATTACATATAACACAATCGGTTTTTTTAGATATATTTTTTTTCTGGTTCATATTCGTCACCTCCAAATTAAGTGAGTGCATCTGAAGCTATATCTATCCGCCTCTGACCTATTTTTTCAGTTTCTGGTGGGAGTTTTGTCAGTATAATCGAAACTGCAATCTTCTCCATATAATCCATGAGAGCTTTCAGTCTCTTATTATCTAGGAAAGTAAGTTCGTCAAGTAAAATATATGGGAAGTATTCTTTGAGATTATTTACTATATATCCACTGATCATTACTGCTAATCCAATTACTTCAAGTTCTGATTTACTCAAAGTTTTAATAGAATCCATATCACGATATATGCTGTCTTTATCTGTTTTTCTTGAAACCATTAAGTCGTAATTTTGTTCAAGTGATATGCGGCTAATGTTGCTGCTAAATCCAAGGATACTATATACTTCCGGTATTATCTGGTTAAATTGTTCCTGTATCCTCAGTTCGATCTTATGCAGCTCAGCCTTTGTGTTTTCTACATCTTTTTTCATTTCCGCCACTGATAACCTTTTATTATCAATTCCACGGATTACTGCGTCGTATGATTTGATTTCATTATTAAAGTTCTCAATAGCTGTTTTCTTTTGCCCGATTGATTCTTTTATCTTGGCAATTTCTATAGTAATGTTGACAACTTTATCGTTAATACTCTTGGATAGCTCTTTTATCTCAGCGTTAAGTTTTTCTTTGCTATCTTCTAACTTTTCGATAGCTTGGCTTATTAAGCTGATATTACCATTTTCGTTGTTAATTGTAGCTTCCTTTGATTTAATTACTGAAATTGCAGTGGTTATCTCTGACCCTTTTTGGATTAGTATATCTTGTTTCTTTGAAAGAACGGCCTTATCACTTTCGAGTTTTGATATCGTTGTTTGTGTTTTTGCTCTCTTTTCCATTAGTTCATCAATATGTTTTTTTATTATCCTAATTCCAGCATCTTGACCGCAAACCGGACAGGACACATGGCTATCATCTGATAAAGAATCAAGTATTGTATTTGTCTGAGGACTTTCTTCAAGTTCTCTGACAACATTCTTAGTTGCTTGTATTGTCATATCAAGCGTAGATTGTTGAGATATGGTCTTTTGAATTTTGTAATCAATATTTTGCATTTCTTTTTTTATTTTGTCTATTTCCCGTTTATCAACTTCCCCAAGCTGTTCTATGCTTCTACGAAGTGACTGTATCTCCTTTGATAGCTTCTCTATAAGTTCGTTCTTGTTTTTGATCATCTTTTTGCTATCGTTTATTTTGAATTCAATTTGCTGCAGTTCTGTAGATTTTGCATTAAGTTTTTCTTTAGTAGCAGTTTCTTTACCAACACTAGCCATAGAATCATGTTGTTTTTTCAGAGCAGCATACTTCTCTTCAAGTTGAGATAGTTCTTTTAGCAAAGCATCTCTTTTCTTTTCAGTCGATATCTTTTGGTGTGGAGCATTTGCATCTTTGTTTAGGTCTTCTGTGAGAGCTGTTAAGTTACTTTCTTTATACCGGATTTCAGCTTTTAATCTCTCAATAATGTTATTGTCAGTTCCGATTAAGGATTTCAGGTTCTGTCCCAATCTTACAGCTGATAATATTTCATTGTCGTGTCCACAAATTGCAAATCTTTTTACAAGCAATGATATTTCAGGAGTGACTAGATCATCACCAGCGACTGTAATTGTGTTCTTGTTTCTGCTAATGGTCTTTTTAATTTGATTGCCGTTATGATCAGTGACTGATATGAATCCTTCTGTAGACATTGATCTAAGAATATATTCTAGATCTTTGTTGTTTCCAGATGGGGTGAGTAAAAGGGAAAAGGCTCTGAGGAATGATGTCTTTCCAGATGCATTTGGCTGTTCGATTACATTTAGTCCTGGTATAATGTCTGCTTCAATATGTTTTAATCCGCCAATATTTTCAACAACGACTTTTGTGTTTTCAAAATCCATTTCTTTTTCCCCTCGTATTTACCAAACCAATTAGTGCATATTTTCTGTGAGATTAGTTACAGTATAATTGTGTGATTATCGTATAAATAAATATTCTCAATAGTATGTTATTTTCGTTGTCTATCCTATCTATTGTTATTTAATTATTAATTCAGAAGCTTTTGATATTAAGGGTTGTGGTGCTGATATCCATCATTTTAATATACAATAAAAACCAATTTAGGTTCGGGATTAAAATGCGAATAGTATATACTATCTTGTTTTGTATGTTAGCGTTAACTATAACCGCTAACATTTCTAGTGCAAGTAATAACAGCATCAATATATATCTTTTTAAAAGTGATACGTGCTCACCATGTAATATAACAGAAAAGATCCTTTATGAAAAGATACAGAGTTATCCTAATGTTGATCTCCATTTTATAACGATTGACAACAAACAAGGATATAGCCAATATCAAGACTTTGGAATTGCTTATAACATGATCAACGAAGCAAGCTCAGTTCCTGCTATTTTCATTGGTAATGATTACATAGTAGGATACAAAGACGGAATCGGAAATGATATTGAAGAATTGATTAAAAAGTATCAGAATGGAACATCAGGTACTAAAGGCGATATGGTATTTACCGCACCCGAATTAATCACCAAGCAATGGTTTTCAGAAAATTATCTCAAGGATGTTGTAGTTCAAGGAAATACTGGATTAAATATATATGTGTTTTATACTTCTTTCTGTGGGCCCTGTGCTGATCTGGTAAATCATATTAATTCTGGAAAATGGGGAGAAAATGTACATTTCTACCTGTTCAATGTTTCATCTGGGAATATAACAGATGAGATATACGCTGATCGCATGAATACTGCGTTCCTGAATGCTTTTGTCATTAAAGATAGAGTATATCCGCAAATATTCGTAGGAGATGATTTCTACAAGGGATATGAACCATCTATGTTAGAAAAAATGGTAGAATATTATAGTTCCAATTTGACACAAAATTCGAGGTCTAATGTGGTTTTTGGTAGGTATAGTGATGAGTTTAAAAGCTATGCAAAGACAAGAGCATTACTTGAAAAAGGTACAAACATTACAGTAAAACCAACTCATAAGAACGATCAGAATGAACTTTTCATAGATACTAATGTTAAAACTACTCCAAATACGATGGGTTCATTATTAACAAGCTCAAAATCCATTCCTTTGTGGATATTGATGATGTTATCAATAGTGTATCTCCTCTACAAAAGAATAAGAACCTAATACTCTCTCTTTTTTTTGAAAAATAGATGTCATCCATGATGCTATCTTCAAAAACCATGTACCATGTATGGTCCTGCAACCATAAACAACATGGTTCCTATAAAAAGGGTTGATAAAACAAACAGCACTTTTCTGGCTATAATTTCTGATTTTATAGAGTCCTTTGTTATTCTGGTACATATAAATTGAACATATTCTTCAGCAACATGTCCTCCATCCAGAGGCTTTGCCGGTAGGCAGTTGAACAGGCCAACGTAGAAGGATAACCATCCAGTCCAAAGAAGAGCATTTGCTAACCAGAAAACAAGTACTCCAAAAGGTTCAGCCCAGGATGTTACATGGAAGAACTGCTGGAAAGCTCCACTGAATCCACTGAATCCCTCTCCATCAATACCGTATATTGGAAGTGCTAACAACAAGAACCATCCGTATTTAGTTGTCAGCATTGATGGAATGCTTTTCAGAGTAGAAATATAAGATCCTGCCTGAAAAGTGCTAACATTTAATCCCATCAGGTGAGTACTGCTTGTTCCACTCAAGAAGTTGTAGTAAATTCCAATGTAACCATTTTCTAAGTTTTGATCTGATTCATCTTTTTTTTCTACAAGAGTACATGTTTTTGATATAACTGTGTTGTTTTCAGGATATACAGCAGTTACAAGTACAGTCTGTCCAGGCGTTGTTGTATCCATGAAATCAATGAATTGTCCAGGGTTTTCGATCTTGATATTGTCTATGGATGTAATGAACATTCCATAAACAAGTCCTGCTTTCTCTGCAGGTGAATCCGTTACTATTGCTTGTATCTCGACTCCCTTAAAGACATCAGGATACGTACTTTTTGTCGATATCGTATATTCTTTTTGTACTCCGTCTTTGATACCGGTTATTGTAATGGTATCTCCCGGTTTTGTTCTATCCGTATACTTTACAAAATCACGGATAGTATTAACATCGTTCCCATTTACTCCAACAATGATCGTGTCATTCTGAATTCCAGCTGATATGGCTGGTCCATTTTCATCGATACCAGTAATGATAGTCTCACCAACTGGTTCTATTGCTCCAAGTACAGGTCCAAATAAAAGGGAGAAGCATACAAAAGCTAGTAAGAAATTCATTGTTACACCAGCAACAAGTATTCTTACCCTTGATTTTTTCTCTACTTTTATAATCTCCTCATTATCCGGCTCTGCGAAACCACCGACAGGGAATATTGCAAGAAGGATTCCCATTGAGTTAACTTTAACTTTTTCAACTCTTGACATTACTGCATGGCCAAGTTCATGCAGACCAACTGAAAGTACGAATGCGATCCAACCCCAGATCGCAGGAAGGAATTCATTTACTCCAGGTATCAGGAATATGTTTCTGGGCGCAATGAACTTATCCGGCTCTGGCATTCCATTAATATCAATTGTAGTGAGGAAACCCTTTACGGAAATAAACATAAAATATACGATTCCTATCATTCCCAGAAAGAGCAGAATTGTCCCCAAGTTTCCCAGAGCTTTCCATGCTTTTTTTGGCTTTGCTAATTTATCAAAGACAAACAGGCCTTTTGTTGTTCTTAGCATTATGAATGGTCCAAACCATGACATATTGTACTTTTCAATAACATGTTTTTTTTTAAGTACAATAACTGCTAATCCATACATTAAAACAAACAACATTGATATTTGAATGTCATTCAAATGGTTTCAACTCCAATATTTCGGGTTATTTTTTCGATTGGATTTTAAGAGCTTATGAATTACAATTATGTTCAAATTCTCTATATTCAATTCCTTCAATGGGTATACCGTTTCCTCTGTACGCAAAATACTCTATCATCTATTTTGCTGCTGTAGGGAGAATACTTGCTGTTTGATTCGATTAGATGTTCTTAGTAACCGATCAGTCGAGCAATTATAAACAAAATCAATCCCAGGATATACCCCTGATATTCTTTTATTAATGCGTTTATTTGCATGATATTCCTTATATTATGTTAAGAAAGATATAAAGATTTTCTTACATTTTTTATAGTTTGCTTTTTTGTTCGAAAGTCATCCTTTGGTATTAATTCTAACAACGAAAAATCTCCAACAGCAGAGCATATAAAGTCTATACGAATATTAGATCCGAAAAACCAAAAAAGATTCTATATTATTTTTCCGTATATGAGAACAATTGATAGGATAGAAATAATTATCCAAAATATAACGTACTTGAAAATACCGAATGTAATTTTGAATGGCAGGGACACGGTATCTTGGATGAATCCTCTTCCTTTAGGAAAGGCGTAATAGATTAATATGAGTAAAATTGGCAATAAGTATAGATCAATCTTGTTCACAATGAAAAACTGTCATTACAGTATATGAGCATGTCGGGATTTTTTGGCAAACACATCTCAATTAAAAAATTAGCAAACTATAAATACAAACACATCATTATAAATATATGTATGTGAATAAGTGTTTTATTAAAAGTAGAACACAATTTTATATATCGTTGAGGTATTAAAAATGAGAATTAGAGTAATTAGTTCAACGGATGAATTTGAATCACTTAAACAAACTGAAAACATCATACACCTTGCATTCAGGCCATCGAATACTGATATCTTTTCTATAGTAACGAAATGTCCCCAGCTAAAAGCAATTCAGATCCCTCCCTCCTATAAGAAAACGATATCAAAAACTACTATAACTTTCCTTGAAATGCAGGGTATCAAACTGCTTGAAGGGGATGTATGGGGACACCGTAAGGACCTCAACGAGTATTCCGAAGTATCTCCTAATATATATGATCGAATAAATGAACTTCGTCAAAAAGGGATGAGTGATTCTGATATAGCCGAAAAGATGTCAAGAGAGACTAGGCTAAATTCAGATTTTGTTTCTTTCTTACTGACCTACAACAATTAATCTTCTAATTCTGGTCTATCAAGTTGGAGCAAGATGACCCCCGTATTCAAACGGGGGATGAATTTCAATTTTAACAAAAAAGGCATCCATATTATCAACGCATATTAGATTTGATAATAAGAACCTATTTTTTTAGATGAGTGATTAGATGAAGAAAGGTAATGTATATCGAATCTATCCTGACAAGGAACAAAAAACTTTGTTAGAGCAGCATTTTGGTGCTACCCGATTCATCTACAACCGTTCTCTTTCGATCAAGAATCTGATGTATGACAAATTCCGGATCAATGTGACAGAAATCGACCTGAATAATAACTTAAGTTCTCTCAAGGAAACATTTCCCTGGTTGAAAGATATCAATTCTCAATCGTTACAACAGGCAAACCGAAATCTATTGACTGGATTTAAGAACTTCTTTGATGGAAACGGCTCTTTTCCGACCAGAAAAAAGAAGAAAGACAATCATTTCTCATTTCAGGTTCCTCAAAATTACCAGATTAATCTTACAGCTTCCCTGATATACCTTCCTAAAATAGGATGGATGAAAATAGTTATTCACAGAGATTTTCTAAGCAAGGAATTCATTGAAAATAATCTCGTCCTAAAAGAAGTCAATGGAGAAAAGATCCTTGACCAGAAATTGAATAAAGAGTTTAGGATTCTAAAGACGTTAACTGTTTCAAGGACATTAGCTGGAAGGTATCATGTAAGTATTCTGGTCGAGGATAATGAACCCTATCCTGAACCTGAATCTTTTACGGAGGAAACAACAGTTGGAATTGATGTCGGAATCAAGTTATTTGCTGTTCTGTCAACGGGAGAGGTCATTGAAAACCCTAAGTTCCTGAAAAGGTCATTGAAGAAACTCGTCAAATTACAAAGGAGTGTATCCAGAAAACAAAAAGGTTCAAAGAACAGGAAGAAAACTGTCGCTAAACTAGCAAAACATCATCAGTTAATAGCTAACCAGAGAAACGATTATCAGCATAAGGTTTCCATGAAGATAATTAGCGAAAACCAAGCTGTCTGTTTGGAAGATCTTAATGTAAAAGGATTGGTTAGGAATCATTGTCTTGCTCAGAGCATCAGTGATGTTGGATGGTCTGAGTTCATTCGGAAGCTTATCTACAAGGCAGAATGGTATGGTAAGACCATTCTAAGAATTGGTAGATTTGAAGCATCATCAAAGTCCTGTAATGTTTGTGGATACAAGAAGGATAATCTTACTCTTGATATAAGAGAATGGGAATGTCCTTCATGTAAGACTCTTCATGACAGAGATCTTAATGCATCTATCAACATCAAGAAAATCGCACTTAATAACTTAAACACCGCAGGAACTGCGGGAAGGGCCTATGGACTTACTGGCATAAGTCAGAGGTATGAAGTAGGAAGCCACCCTTTTTAAAGGGTGGTAGTTCACAACATGAATGGAGAGATAATTGATTTGTATGAGAGGAATGTGTAATGTTCAAAGCAACTTTGGATAGAATAGAGGATCAAAATGCTGTATTGCTTGTCAGAGAAGATGAAAGTAAAATGTTATTTGTTCCTCTTTCTCTTTTACCTTCTGGTATTGGGGAAGGCGATATTTTGGAGATAGAAATTCGACAGGATATTTTGGGAACAGAACAGGCAAGAGAAAGAGTAGTGTCTTTGCTTGATAGGCTCAAAAATAAAAAACATTAATATTTCTATGCCATTAGGTGTACTCTGTTGCCTGAGTACATTATTACGAGACCTCTTTGGTGTAATTCTCGTAGTGCATCCAGAAAACGCTGTTCATTGAGCTTAGTGATTTCTCTGATATCATCAATGGACATTTTTGTATCTGTTATAAATCCATTAAGCATTTCTCCATGAAGGACCTGTGCATCCGTAGATAATTTTCGTTCTTTTGAGGCTTTAGTAGTATCGGTTATAGTGTAGTGGAACATATCAATCCAAGTGTCAACGGATGTTCTTATTTCATCTTTGGTCGTTTTCTCTGTGAGTTTAGTCCTGGCTATAGCCATTGATAATTTTGGTACTACAGAACCAATGTCCTGATTATAGGAAATTCCTGTGCTAGACCGGAGTTCGTTGATCAAATCGTAAAAAGCGTTGTCAACCGTTTTTTCTAGAGATTTAGTGATCTTAGGCTGGAATATTAGAGAATCAAGTATTCTTCCAGTGACCAGGGGGCTAAGGTAATCCATATCTTCTTTGTATGTATTAAGTGGCATTAGTTCAATATCATTTTTTTTACTGGATATCTGGATAGGAAGCTGGATGGGCATGTTTTCGGGATTATGTACAGCGATATTTATCTCTGCTTTACTTTTTGTTGGTACATTAATTGGTTTGTCGATGAACTGATATCTGATATCAGATTTAGGAGAGAGTAGTTCCGTTGGAATAACGGAGAACTTTCTCTTATAGGCATTCCAATCTTTCTTTTTTCCAAATATTGCAGTGTTCATACCTCCACATTCAAAATCGAGGTACTGTGGTGATGATACGGAGCAAATGCTTAGTACGTTTCCAAGGGTTTCAATAGCTGAAACATCTCCCTTTACTCCTCCGGTAAAGTAGCTAATAAATTCCTCTTGATCTAGCATTTGCCTTTGAGTTATCTTTTTCGGATCTACTTTTATCCAGCTGGCTACATAATGCAGATAAATGTAACTAATATCCGGAGGATATCCATCAACCATCTTTTCAGTTTCAGTAACAGTAGCTTTTACGATGGTCTTTTCGTCTGGAAATGGTGGTTTTACAAATACATAGTAATGATTAGTATCCATGTTATAGAAAGGAGAAGGATTCAGTTGGAATGTATTGGGAAGGTTATGCATCTTTTTAGCGAAACCCATATGATCTTTTACAAGAACAGCATTATCTTTTTCCAAGTCTATATTTTCCTTTCCAAAGAGTAGATGGTGTTCTAATCCTGAGAATTCATACCCGTACATTCGATTTCTTAGTGATGATCTAGCCATATTTTTTCCTTTTACTCTTTCAGAAAGAACGGGAGAACTATTATGTATTTCCCTTGACCGCAATCTGTTCGTCTATTCTTGTCCATTCTTTTACATATGTTTGCATTTCCGGGCATTCAGGAATGTTTTGGATCCAATCATTAAGTGCTAAAACATCAAGGTTGAATGTTATCTGAAGGAGTCCTATAACTTCTTTCTGATCAATATAGAAAAGAACATTTCTGGTTTGGAAAACTGCGTTCTGGAAATCTTTCTTGTTAGCATTAATCATTCTTTCCATTTCTTTTAGGATTACTGGTAGAAGACTTAATCTATATAAAAGATAGAAGGAGAAGAAAGCACGGGTAATTCTGTCGATTATTCTTTTTTCGATTGACTTGATAAAAGCTGCATATGGAATATTCTTTGTAGTTGTTTTTGATATTTCTTTTTGAGGAAGGTATAATTCCATCTGTTTCGCAACACCAGCGTATATTCCTCGTTTTTTGTTTCGGTATTCTTCGTTTAGATTCCTGAATTTATTGATCTCAATCAGTATTTCAACTTCTTTCTCAGTAAAGATAGAATGTTTTTTCAAGAGTTTCTGCAAATATGTGTAATCTTTTGGATTGTTGATATTGGCAGAGATTTCGTGTATTTCATTGGGTATTTCACTTGTCTTTCTGATGTTATTATTTCCAATGTCGAATATTGTTTCTATCAGATCCATTACAATGTTATCTGTAATGTCAGATAGTTTATTTCGGGTATGTGCAATAGCATTCTGGAATTCATTCTTGTTAGTTTCTATCAGCTGATTGATGTCATTTAAGGTAACGGGTAGTAGATTGAATTT
It encodes:
- the tnpB gene encoding IS200/IS605 family element RNA-guided endonuclease TnpB, which codes for MLKAFKFRLYPTPTQAVQLNQHIGSCRFVYNWALDQKIKTYEQTGKSVSRFDLNKMIPALKASNEWLGEVNSQSLQGMTKQVESAFTRFFREKNGFPRFKSKKNPIQSFPVPQHYTVNFENSTVKLPKIGEIKAVLHRMFEGELKTATVSRSCKGHYYISVLTEDGKDLPVKQAFSDSTTIGIDVGIKDFAVLSTSEKIENPKYLKNSLKRLKVLQKRVSNKQKGSNNRTKAKQRLAALHDKIANQRNDFQNKLSFKLVSENQAIALETLNVNGMVKNHNLAQSISDSAWGSFVTKIEYKAEWLGKTVLRIGQFEPSSKLCSVCGYHNKELQLKDREWQCPECTTTHDRDINAAINIKKFALIDQNLIGL
- a CDS encoding archaea-specific SMC-related protein is translated as MDFENTKVVVENIGGLKHIEADIIPGLNVIEQPNASGKTSFLRAFSLLLTPSGNNKDLEYILRSMSTEGFISVTDHNGNQIKKTISRNKNTITVAGDDLVTPEISLLVKRFAICGHDNEILSAVRLGQNLKSLIGTDNNIIERLKAEIRYKESNLTALTEDLNKDANAPHQKISTEKKRDALLKELSQLEEKYAALKKQHDSMASVGKETATKEKLNAKSTELQQIEFKINDSKKMIKNKNELIEKLSKEIQSLRRSIEQLGEVDKREIDKIKKEMQNIDYKIQKTISQQSTLDMTIQATKNVVRELEESPQTNTILDSLSDDSHVSCPVCGQDAGIRIIKKHIDELMEKRAKTQTTISKLESDKAVLSKKQDILIQKGSEITTAISVIKSKEATINNENGNISLISQAIEKLEDSKEKLNAEIKELSKSINDKVVNITIEIAKIKESIGQKKTAIENFNNEIKSYDAVIRGIDNKRLSVAEMKKDVENTKAELHKIELRIQEQFNQIIPEVYSILGFSSNISRISLEQNYDLMVSRKTDKDSIYRDMDSIKTLSKSELEVIGLAVMISGYIVNNLKEYFPYILLDELTFLDNKRLKALMDYMEKIAVSIILTKLPPETEKIGQRRIDIASDALT
- a CDS encoding site-2 protease family protein codes for the protein MYGLAVIVLKKKHVIEKYNMSWFGPFIMLRTTKGLFVFDKLAKPKKAWKALGNLGTILLFLGMIGIVYFMFISVKGFLTTIDINGMPEPDKFIAPRNIFLIPGVNEFLPAIWGWIAFVLSVGLHELGHAVMSRVEKVKVNSMGILLAIFPVGGFAEPDNEEIIKVEKKSRVRILVAGVTMNFLLAFVCFSLLFGPVLGAIEPVGETIITGIDENGPAISAGIQNDTIIVGVNGNDVNTIRDFVKYTDRTKPGDTITITGIKDGVQKEYTISTKSTYPDVFKGVEIQAIVTDSPAEKAGLVYGMFITSIDNIKIENPGQFIDFMDTTTPGQTVLVTAVYPENNTVISKTCTLVEKKDESDQNLENGYIGIYYNFLSGTSSTHLMGLNVSTFQAGSYISTLKSIPSMLTTKYGWFLLLALPIYGIDGEGFSGFSGAFQQFFHVTSWAEPFGVLVFWLANALLWTGWLSFYVGLFNCLPAKPLDGGHVAEEYVQFICTRITKDSIKSEIIARKVLFVLSTLFIGTMLFMVAGPYMVHGF
- a CDS encoding DUF1699 family protein; amino-acid sequence: MRIRVISSTDEFESLKQTENIIHLAFRPSNTDIFSIVTKCPQLKAIQIPPSYKKTISKTTITFLEMQGIKLLEGDVWGHRKDLNEYSEVSPNIYDRINELRQKGMSDSDIAEKMSRETRLNSDFVSFLLTYNN
- a CDS encoding RNA-guided endonuclease TnpB family protein encodes the protein MKKGNVYRIYPDKEQKTLLEQHFGATRFIYNRSLSIKNLMYDKFRINVTEIDLNNNLSSLKETFPWLKDINSQSLQQANRNLLTGFKNFFDGNGSFPTRKKKKDNHFSFQVPQNYQINLTASLIYLPKIGWMKIVIHRDFLSKEFIENNLVLKEVNGEKILDQKLNKEFRILKTLTVSRTLAGRYHVSILVEDNEPYPEPESFTEETTVGIDVGIKLFAVLSTGEVIENPKFLKRSLKKLVKLQRSVSRKQKGSKNRKKTVAKLAKHHQLIANQRNDYQHKVSMKIISENQAVCLEDLNVKGLVRNHCLAQSISDVGWSEFIRKLIYKAEWYGKTILRIGRFEASSKSCNVCGYKKDNLTLDIREWECPSCKTLHDRDLNASINIKKIALNNLNTAGTAGRAYGLTGISQRYEVGSHPF